The genomic stretch CGGGCGGCTCTGTCTCCAGGAGGAATGATGAGACCCGAGGGATGGATATTTGGTATATTCTGGCTGGTAGCTTCCAGATCCCCCCGGGAATAGGTATAGAGAGGCAAATAAGGAGACAAAGACATGTAGtcaaaaccaaatgaaaacaaaacgcCCTACAGTTCAAGCCAGTATGTATTCTGAGAGAGAGAAGTCGAGCGCTTGGAGAAAGGCAGGGTGCTCTGGTTTGGCGGAGAGATGGGCTTCTCAGCCCAGGGGGCACCCGTGGGGGCCCTTGCGAGGTGAGAATTCAGACCATTGTTTGCAGAGGGGGGTGGGAATCTTAGGGAAAGGGACTGACAGGCACAAAGGTGCAGGGGTGAGACAGCGCGAGACATGTGTGGGGAACTTCACGCCACCCCGTTTGTCTCCTGAGAGGGTGTATTAAGCAGGAAGTTATCAGCTTCAGGTAACAGAACACTGATCTACAAGCGGCTGAAACAATTAGGTCAGTTTCTTCTTACTGAACCTGAAGTCTGCAGATGGATCGTTCTAGGGATGTTCCAGCAGCCGAACAATGTCGTCGAGGCCGAGGAGCTCCCCCTCGTCTGTTCTTCACGCTCTTGTCAGCATTGCCTGTCCTGTAGCGGGAGGCTGCTCCTCTCAACTCGTCCTCCGGCCATCAGAGCCTCAGGAAGAAAGGGGGGTGGCCGCTTCTCCACCCACTCTTTGTCATGATATAAAACCTTTCCCTGCAATGCCCCCAACTGAATCACACCCGCTCCTGATCTTTATCCTTAGCAAAGGGAAGTGGGGTGACCATAACTGGTTCGCCTCCCCTGAGACACTGACCCGCCTTCGGTCAGGGATCTATCAGGAGAGGCAAGGCTATGGGTGTTGGCTGCCACAGTGGGTACATGGTGGTGAGCAGAGAAAGGGCTGGAAGATGTAGGTGAGGCCCAACCTCAGGGCAGGAAGTGGGAGATCTGGTCAGCCCTGGGGCTGTTGGCCAGGACAGGCAGGTGTATATGAAGGGTAGGGAAGGGGTTAGGTTGATAGGTAGCTGGAAGATTGATGGGGGGTGGTTATCGCAAGAGCCCAGGTGAGAGACAGTGAGACCCTCCTTAGGGTAGCCATAGCAAGAGAGAgtttaaaaaggacattttatacccctgaaacaaataatactttGTTACCTAACTGAATTTaagttacaaaattattttttaaaagtgaaagggACATTTTACAGTGAAGGTTGATAGAACTTCTTGTGACAGTGGTTCCAAGTAACCCAGCTGTCAAAAACAAATCTCTTCACTCCTCaaaatcctttatttctttaGTCTCTTTAATTTGACTTTGTCCTGTTTCCTTTGAAGTCTCTCTAAACATTGCATCTTAGTCCTTTTGGGAATCTGAATTCTCTACTCATGCCCAGTACGGCTGCTCCCAGAGTTTTCTCCTTGACACGGTGGGGTTTTCTCACACTACCCTCTCCCTGGCTCATTCCACGAACTCCTGGGATACAGCGCCATCTCTCCACGTGGACAGCCTCCAAATCTAGATCCCAGCACAGTCTTCTCCCTTAGCTTCAGACTTACATATATAACGACCTACTACACATCTCTGCCTGATGTCCTGCAGGTTTAAAAATGGATCAGTGggcttttttaatgaaaaaaaaatcaaggtgcaTTATATGTAATAAtgcaagtattttttaatgaaagcttTTGTTTCACACCTTACATCTATGCATTCTGTGTCATGgccaaaaaaagttttaaaaacatagaccaggggcatctgggtggctcagtcggttaagggtctgtcttctgctcaggtcatgaactcagggtcctgggatggagccctgtgttgggctccttgctcagtggggagtttgcttctccctctccctctgcccctccccctgcttgttctccctctttctcaaatagataaaatcttaaaacacacacacacacacacagaaaccagATAACAGGCTAGACGTAATGATGAAAGGAGTGGGAGGAACCAGGGATTTCTGCAGTACAGACAGGGAAGTGAGAAGGACCTGGTTTCCGGGGAAAGTTACAACTTTCATTTTGAACAGAGTCTGGTTGACAGTAAAACATGCACCTACCGTAGTTGCCTCTTTCCCTGCCACTACCAGCTTCAGGTCAAAGGATATTGAATGAATGCTCTGAGGAATGAGGGGGTTTCCCCTGAAGGTCATTAGTAATCAGCTCCCAGGAAGAGGTTATGCTTTCATGGGggaactaacatttactgaacctTCCTATGTGCCGGGGTCTCTGCATCCAGTTTTTAACGAGAAATCCTCTTGGCAGCTATGTGAGGTAAGTaccattatctccatttcatgaatgaggaagctgagactccGAGAGGATGAGAAACTGTCTAGGGTTGTGCAGGGAGCGAGTGATTTGTTGCATCTTGCCAGTGAACGTCATCATCTCTGAAAGCATCAACCACCAGGACTCCTTATGGCCccatgtattagtttcctagggctccTGTAACAAATTACTCTGAACGGGGCAGCTTAAAATAACagcaatttattctttcacagttctggaggctagaagcatGAAATCATGATGGAAGCcgggctggttccttctgaaggTGAATCTGCTCTATGCCTCCCTCCTAGTTCGTGATGACCCCCTGGTGATCCTTGCCTTCCTTGGATCGTAGATGCAtcactcccacctctgcctccatTCTCACATGGCATTTGTATGGTCCTCTTCTTTTAAGGGaaccagtcatattgaattagtCACCTGCTCCCACTCCAGGATGACATCATTTTAACTAATTACCTCTGCAATGATCCTATATCCGAATAAgatcacattattttttaaaaaagattttttaaattaattagttaatttatttaagagagagagagcaggggaggagcagagggcgatggagagaatctcaagcagactccccactgagtgcagagtccaacgcaggactcaatctcaccaccctgagatcatgacctgagccggaatcaagagtcagaaacttaaccgactgagccacccaggtagtcCTCAACATATCTTTATTGAAGGATGCAATTCAACCCGTAACGCCTCATTAAGTAGAATAAgccaggagaaaaaggaaattatttgatttgGAGGATTTTGCATCAAAAgttgaatttctttcttcttatagCCCTAAGTTCTCCAGGACTTGGTAAGATTCCTGGAATTCCTACGAGTAATTCTTATGAATACTTAGGAGTCCCTACATCCCCACTGCCTCCTGGACAATATCTACAAAGACACGGCCACCTCATAAAAACACAAGCCCACCACCTTTCCCTTCAAAAGACACCTCCCTTCTGACTTCCTTGTTCTTCACAAAACTAGCCCAAACCTCCTCACCTTCCAGAAAGAATCCTTTTCTTTCTACTCTCCTTACACCTTCCGGGTTCAATTCCTTACGACTGCCTGGCCCTTGGGAAGATACACTAGTTTCCCGACTCTCCTTGCTTCCCTGTCTCTTCCAACTCCAATACGGCCTCGCACTTTTACATAGGGCCGATTTTCTAGAAACACACCTCTGGTCTGACCCTATTCAACTGCCCCATTCTGCATTCAAGGCCCAACCAAATTTTGGGCCAGCCtcatctccctccccacccactcccttCCAAATGGAATGCTGCTCCGACTTTCAAAGCTCAGTGGCAAAGCCACCTCCTCCTACCTCTCGCCCTTCCCGGAACCCCTGCCTCTCCCGATTACCCCATTCTACCCAGTGATAGGGTTCTTTGCGTACCCATCTACGCTCCCCACAAGACTCCGCTCCTTGCCCCCCAGGCGGGGCCACAGCAGGACCTTATCAGTCCACGTGCCTGGAATAAACTGGAATAAACATGTGGCTGAAGGAGCGACCGACCTTGCCAACTACAGAGCACCCAGAGGCTCGGGATCCGGGGACTCCCTCTGGGCGGGAGGCCGCCCGGAGGCCCGCAGCTGAGGACTGGCTCAGCCGGACACACCTCCGGCCGGCCCCGGAACGCCAATCCGGCCGGAACCTTTCCGCCGCGAGGTCGGACACTTGGAGGCGAAGCACGTCCGGGCCGGAAGTCGGTGGAGGAAGATTGGACTGTGGGAACCCAGCGCTTTACCAGGGACGATGAGCGTCTGTAGTCTTCTCGTGGCGGGAGGTAGGGTGCCTGGAACACTGGGTTCGTTTCCCGCCTGTCCTTGGCCTCTGGTCTTGGAGTACTTTCTCCCGCAGGCCCCATGTCCAGCTGTTGCTCTTGGAGTCCTAGCTGAGCTGATGGGGCGCCTCGGAGCGACCGTGCTTCCCGGGCGAGGGGCCCGCGAGCGGCCCGTTCCCCGACTGTGGCGGGCGGAGGGGGGTGAGGCTAACAGCCGTTTGCTCACCTCCGGCTGTGGTAATTCCTGTGGCTGCAGTGTCCGCGGGACTTCCCAGTGGTTTTGCAGAATTGTTTCTTACgtcgtgttttgtttttctgcttgcgGGAACAGCCATAGTAGAAACCGGGAAAAGCGTACCGGTGAAAATAAAAACTGCCCCTTACATCTATCACTCAgctaaaacatattttataaacgTATAcgatttaattttatttggttcCACCGCGTAGGAAACTAGTGAAAATGGatgtgaaaatattaacaagagaTATTAATTACAGAAAGATCCCTCTAAAGTTAAAAATGTCAAAAACGTTAAGCAGTggaaatcattgttttaaatacgTGCTTCCATCTGGgcataaaataagatttataggggagcctgggtggctcagttgttaagcgtctgccttcggcttaggtcatgatcccagagtcctcggatcgagccccacatcgggctccctgctcagcgggaagcctgcttctccctctgcctgccgctagccctgcttgtgctctctctctagctatctctctctgtcaaataaataaataaaatcttaaaaaaaaaaaaaaaagatttctaggtAGTAAACAGGACTTACCCACAAAAATCAGAAGACCTGTCTTGTGAGTATGGTATACTAGTTCTAAGATTATGGGAAAGGCTGTCCCTTTGCAAAGGCTCTGGTCAAGCCACAGCTAATACTAAAAACAAGTAGGACATTCCAGCTTACATTTTGCCAAATTTCCCTTTTAGGAAGGTGGCGATGTTTGCCGGTTCCATTAGGGTCATCCTTGATCCAGGCGCTACATCATTCCTGCTGTCGAAAAAAATCCACTGCACCTAAGAAGATTATTCCCAATGCTGCTATCTGTGATGAAAATACAAAGGAACCTGGAAATGCGCTTGACAAGCTCTTCTCTTCAGAGCAGCAGGCTTCCATCTTGCATGTGTTGAATACGGCATCTAATAAAGAACTGGAAACTTTCAGATTGCTTCGTGGAAGAAAATCTGTCAATATTATAGAGCACAGAGAGAAGTTTGGGCCATTTCAGAATTTGGAGAGTTTAATGAGTGTGCCCTTGTTCCAGTATAAAACTACCATTCAGGTTTGTAACTCCATTCTTTGTCCAGAGactggagggagaaaaggaaagttcCAGGACAACCGGCTCTTGAGAAAGCTCATCAAACCagaaatagcaagagagagaCTTAAGGTATACTGTTTTTCTTAATGTCCGTTATACTACTCCCTACGTATTGAGAACCAACTTTGTAAAGCACTATTCTGGGCAGCAGGGCACCTTATAGTTTAGTTGGTATGTGATAGTACGGAAGAGTGAGATGGAGAGAGGTAGTGGGTGGGCAGAGAACTGTGGGCTCTACCCGTTGGGCAAAGTTGACCAAAACCTGGATCTCAGATGGAGAAGAGACTCATTGGAGGAGGCGGGCGTTCTAGGAAGAAAGAACAGTTGTAGAGAAACAGGTCTGTGTGAGGTTTAAGAGGAATCGAGCTATATGACTGCGTCTGAGGGGTTATATCGAGAATAATCAAATTAAGATGCAGAGAGGGTTATGGCCAGGGAGTGACTTCAGAACATTATGCTGGTCTTTCCAGCAGGATTAAAGTTATTTTCTGTTCCCCTTCCCCCCTTTTAAAAGGCATTCTACGAGCAAATCCTTCTCAGTgttgtcttaaaaaacaaatattagaaTTACTTGGCTCATCAAACATTAAACCTTGGAGGAGGAGCTTAGGTCCTGTGTAGCAATATGTGATCAAATATTCTCTTGTTGCATACCAGTAGtaagcacattttttttcctggaccaGTAGTTCTCAGTTTTGGGAGGCTTATGGATACTTTCTGAAAACCTGATGAAAGCTAAGGACCCTCTTTTCAGAAAAACCACCAAAAGCACATTTCCATAGAATGCTGCATACACTTTCAGAGGACTTGTAGGGTTCATGAAGTCCGTCCACGGACGACAGATAGAACTCTTGCAGCTGATCTGGAACATATTTGAACCAAAATTTTCAGGGCTTGGATTTCCCTTCGGAGTTTTGGCTATAAGTACTATTTATAGTCACTATAGTGGAGTTGCAATCTTATCTAGAGGGGTAGGTTCTAAAGTCATTTTGTATGCGATGAGAAAAATTATACTGACTTCCAAataaagtactattttttttccttaaaaaaaatagttattttgtatGGAGAAAATCACGCAGTAGTCCTTGAAAAAAATCTCTTGCCCATGAAGTACTGTGTGCAGCCTGGCTCAGTAATTCTTATGTACACTAAAGCTTGAGAATCATTGAGCTCAAGAACCAAAAGAAGGTCTGTATTTTGTAGATGTCTGGGCATCCAAACTCTTCTGCCTTTAATGGATATTTATCCATTCCCTAGCAGTGAAAGGGAGAGGGGCATAGAATTATAAAACGTTCCTGCTTGCGTGCCTTTGTATTTATGGAGCACGCGAATTTATTTAGCCATATAACTAATTGAACTATGTGGGGGTGAAGAGATGCCATTGTACTCTTATCTCCAGCCCAGACTTGGCAGAGTTAAATCCACATACCCAATTATCTATTACACATTTCCCCGTAGAAGCCCTATTGGCAAGCTGAATACAGTACGTTAGAAAACAACTCCTCTCCCCCTGTCTTCCCAAGTTGATCTGCTTCTTACCACCATCTTGCTTAACGGTGCCATTCAGTCACTGCAATAAAAGTGGGCTTATCCTAAGCTCCTCCATCCCGCATATCACTTCTACCCGCATTACCTCCAATTTGTTTCTTGTCCTCACTGTCTTTGATTCTTAATGCTTTGTCACATAACAGGCACCTAATAGATCCCTACCTCTAGTCTAGCCTTCTATGGTCCGTCCTCCACACGGCGGTCTGTGATGGTTCTGAAGCGTAAATCTCGTGTTGTGCCTGAATGTTACATGCTTTGGTGCCTTCCTGCAGCTCTCAGGATGGAGCAAGGTACTTTTGCAGAAATCTGCTTGCCCCACTGCACCTTTCCCACTTGCACTCTTTGTTCCAGGGCCTGAGTGTGTGAGGTGTCACACAGCTCTCTGTGCGGGCACGTGGTGAAATCACTTCCCACTTACACTTACTCATTTTCCTagtcctccaggaagtcttcccggACCATGTCTCCTCTCTATGGTGTAATGTTGTGTGGTGGCATTTCTTATGATGTATGGCTGTATTCCTTGTTTCCCAGTATCTAGCACAGTCCCCAGCAACATTGGAATACTTGAATGCCTACTTTGGGCTATGTAAAGGTTCTTTGTCTATAAATTGACTGCTACTGGTTATCTTTTGATTAATAATtattcctggggctcctggggctcctgggtgactcagtcagttgtgtctgcttttggctcaatcatgatcccagggtcctgggattgggtcccacatcgggctccttgcttggtggggagcctgcttctccttctccctctgccccccactcatgctatttcaaataaataaataaatctttaaaaaataataattattcctGTATTTCTTTAACATTCCTCAGTTCATAAAGTGGatgtatatttctttgttttaaagatttatttattttagagagagagagctgggggtaggggcacaaggagagaacgtcttaagcagactccacactgagctccacctggagcccaacatggggcttgatctcatgaccccaagatcacgacctgagctgaaaccaggagtcagatgctcaaccgagccacccaggcaccccggtatATTTCTATCACATAAACTGATTTGGCATTCTGAGTTTATAGCTTAAGTTTtgtatttgttaaaatgtttatacttttaATTAAACCAGCCTTTTTGTTGTAGGCAGTTAATAGTATCGTATCCATCGTTTTTGGAACTCGAAGAATTGCCTGGGCTCACATGGATCGTACATTGGCAGTGCTGGACTGGCAGCAGAATGAGTGTTGCCAGTTCATGAAAGGCACATACGTATCATCTGTCTATTTACAAGAGGTAAAGCAACTGCGCCTCCAAATTCCTACCTGCTAGAATTTGTGTACTTCAGTCTTCTGTCCTAAATGGAATGTAATACAATACTACAGATGGATTTCCTTTGGATACGTATTACTcacccattccttttttttttttttttttttaagatttattgatttacttgacagagaaagagagaacacgagagagagcgagcactagcagagggagcggcagagggagagggcgaagcaggttccccactgagcagggggctcgaacccaggaccctgggatcatgacctgagccgaaggcagatgctcaaccatctgagccacccaggagtcccttatttattttagggagagcgAGCAAGCGAGCTTGGGGGGAAAGAGGGAATCCTCAGgcggattccctgctgagcatggagccaacaTGTGGGTTGGTTTCAGGAACCTGAGATTGTGActcgagctgaaatcaagagtcagacgcttaaccagttgagccactcaggtgcccctaagcttatttttcaaaatgcttcGCTAATTGTCTCGCGTCTTCAAAATTGTGAGGTGGGTAATTACGATCCTGATTACACATATGAAAACTGGTATAATCAATCAAGCATCTGACAGGAGTAGTCAGTTGTAGATAACGGATCGTAGGCtgggtattctttttttcttaagcaggctccacacccactgtggagcccaacacagggcttgaactcaaaactctgagatcaagacctaagctgagactgagtcagacactcaaccggctgagccacgcaggcgccctgatTGTAGACTAGATATTCTAACCCTGTGCTGTACcctggacatttttaaaaggctaataaacattttaagttgTCTAATCTTAAAGTCAGTAGAGATTTTAGAAATTATGAAGCCCATTTTCGAGATGAAGAAACTAGTACTTGGTAGGACTAAATGACCTGCCTTAGCTCAGCTTATTCCTCAGAACCATGAGCAGAACTTGGCTCCTGGCTGCTCCATAAAACGCTGATTTTTCAGTTACTTCATAACTGTCAGTAGCAGTATGATGtaagttatatattttaatagaaatgggAGCGGGAACCCAAACAACAAAACTTAGTGAATTATTTCTGTTcacttattttgtctttttgttttttaaagatttcttcagTCATTTCAAAGATGCCTAAAGCTGACCTCTATGTTCTGGAAAAAATCGGGCTCTCAATACAGAACCCATCTCGGTTTCCCGTAGTGTTACATTTTCATATCATGGAAGCCATGCTGTATGCCTTGTTAAACAAAACCTTTGCCCAGGATGGCCAGCATCAGGTGCTGAGCATGAATCGAAATGGAGTGGGGAAGCACTTTGAACTGATGATTGGGGACACACGGACTAGTGGAAAAGAGCTGGTGAAGCAGTTCCTCTCAGAGTCTGGTCTGAAGGAAGAGCCTCGGGTAGTCTTCCCCACAGAGAAGATCGTCCGCTACAGACAGATGTTTTCATCTACTGGACAGCAGAGAGCAGAGGAGTTATATGATTCATTACTACAAGCTGTTGCCTTCTATGAATTAGCAGTTTTTGACACTGAACCTTGAAATGTTGAGGTTAATGTAAGAGCTCTAaggttatattaatttattagcCCTAAAGCTATAAAGCCAACTGTTTTTAACATTCATGTTTATGAAGAAGACATGTTTGTATTTAAGGTCAGACTTTTGGCTGTTGAATTGTTCACACAATAATAAGCTAAATCAATAAATATCTTAGGAGATTGTGTGCCTTTTGGGTTTAAGTGTTAAACAGTAAGATGCCCCCTAAACaggcaaaagaagaaacaaagttaTCTCCCCTGAAAAGCAAATTCCATCCTAATGATTTGCGTCGTTCTGTTGTTAATAGAGTAATGATTTTTCTGGGTGCTGCTCATCGTGGTAATGCTAAATCTAATTGAGAGCACAACTTATGAAACCCTTTTCTTAACTGTACGTAGTATATGGTTTGACGTATTGCTTCCAAAAGCTGATTTTCATCAACTCGGTCTATCAGCCCAGAACCAAGAAGCTTTGtctaatacattctttttttttcactttgaaatattttacttggacagaccatctttttaaaaaagatttataggggcgcctgggtagtgcagtcgttaaagcgtctgccttcggctcagggcgtgatcccagcgtaccgggatcgagtcccacatcgggctcctccgctatgagcctgcttcttcctctcccactcccctgctgtgttccctctctcactggctgtctatctctgtcaaataaataaataaaatcttaaaaaaaaaaaaataaaaataaaaaataaaaaagatttataaaaaagatttatttgagagagagtatgcaggggtgggggggggcagaaggagaggggagagagaatcccaagcagacgctgatgcagggctccaccccaggaccctgagatcacgacccagaGTCAGGCGATTCGCGGACTacgccaccaggtgccccaaacagaCCATCTTTTGAGAAAAGTAGCACATAATTTTTTCACCACATCTCACATTTTCCAGTATTACATTTGCCTTACTTCAGGCCCTCATTGTATCTCACCAGTCCTGAACCTAAGTCTCTTTGATGTCAAAGCATTACGTCTTTCCTTTAATCTACAGAGTGAAATATGCTTGTTGGAAAAACATTCAAATAATCAAACGTGTAAAATAAGTAGAAGTCCTCTCTTCCAGCACCTCCCGACTCCCTAGGGAATCTGGGGTGCAGTCCAGACTTACTGCCACTCACTTGTAAATCTCTACATTCACATATTCGGTTGTACGCAAACATCACCGTGGATATGTTGCAGGTATCTCAAACTATCCATCTCAAATAATCCTCTTGCCTTCCAATCACCTCCTTTGCCGCTGTTCCATACTGTGGTAAATAGCTTCACCAACCATCCAGTTGCTCGTGCCAGATATGTGGCACTCTACCTCCCACATATTTCTGGAAATAGCTTCAAGTGAAAATGTGTTCACTTTAGACGTTTATAGGATAAGATGCTAAGTACTGAAAAAGCCACCAGAATTTGGTTACTTTATCTCAAAAGTGAATCTAAATCGTACAGGAACTTATCACCTTTAAGAACTcatagttttggggcacctggatggcgcagttggttaagtatctatctgactcttggttttagcttatgatcttgtgatctcagggtcgtgagacggagccccacattgggctctgtactctgtgctcaggggagtctgcttgagatcctccctctccctgcccctctcgtTTGTGctatctccctctctaaaataaatcttccgggcacctgggtggctcagttggttaagtgtctgtcttcggctcaagtcatgatcctgggatcaagccccacgtggggcttcctgctcagcggggagcctgcttctccctctccctctgccaatgcccctgctcgtgttctctctttctctccctgccaaataaataaatattaaaaaaaaaaaaaattcccccccAAATAATGCtaaacctaaaagaaaatattaaatgtgtccctattaaggaagaaaatatcCCCATTGTTTCTTGAT from Ursus arctos isolate Adak ecotype North America unplaced genomic scaffold, UrsArc2.0 scaffold_24, whole genome shotgun sequence encodes the following:
- the TEFM gene encoding transcription elongation factor, mitochondrial, which translates into the protein MSVCSLLVAGGRWRCLPVPLGSSLIQALHHSCCRKKSTAPKKIIPNAAICDENTKEPGNALDKLFSSEQQASILHVLNTASNKELETFRLLRGRKSVNIIEHREKFGPFQNLESLMSVPLFQYKTTIQVCNSILCPETGGRKGKFQDNRLLRKLIKPEIARERLKAVNSIVSIVFGTRRIAWAHMDRTLAVLDWQQNECCQFMKGTYVSSVYLQEISSVISKMPKADLYVLEKIGLSIQNPSRFPVVLHFHIMEAMLYALLNKTFAQDGQHQVLSMNRNGVGKHFELMIGDTRTSGKELVKQFLSESGLKEEPRVVFPTEKIVRYRQMFSSTGQQRAEELYDSLLQAVAFYELAVFDTEP